The following are encoded in a window of Physeter macrocephalus isolate SW-GA chromosome 9, ASM283717v5, whole genome shotgun sequence genomic DNA:
- the GNG10 gene encoding guanine nucleotide-binding protein G(I)/G(S)/G(O) subunit gamma-10, translating to MSSGASVSALQRLVEQLKLEAGVERIKVSQAAAELQQYCMQNACKDALLVGVPAGSNPFREPRSCALL from the exons ATGTCTTCCGGGGCCAGCGTAAGCGCCCTGCAGCGCCTGGTGGAGCAGCTCAAGTTGGAGGCCGGCGTGGAGAGGATCAAG GTCTCTCAGGCGGCGGCAGAGCTTCAACAGTACTGCATGCAGAATGCCTGCAAGGACGCCCTGCTGGTAGGTGTTCCAGCCGGAAGCAACCCCTTTCGGGAGCCCAGATCCTGTGCTTTACTCTGA